In a single window of the Chondrocystis sp. NIES-4102 genome:
- a CDS encoding RNA-directed DNA polymerase, with protein MNMTNSDSKLNTEVWENINWRKVERYVFKLQKQIFKASRQGDLKKVRQLQKTLMRSWSNRLLSVRRVTQDNRGKKTAGVDGIKSLTPTARIKLAKNLRIKGKSKATRRVWIPKPEKDEKRPLGIPTMHDRALQGVIKNAIEPEWEAVFEPNSYGFRPGRACQDAIQQIRVSVERKPKYVLDADISKCFDKIDHAVLLSKLGYTGKVRKQIKTWLKSGVIDDNTFLETEEGTPQGGVISPLLANIALHGLENHLNEFAKTIDMKRPDGRRQEGWQSKVKSLNFVRYADDFVLMHKDKKVILEGKKVIEKWLSKIGLELKPSKTRIAHTLLPEESEDGKAGFNFLGFHIRTFKVGYHSSLRLNTGKRPGIRTLITPTKEAYKKHQEKLKTTIKNKKIKGQAELIGKLNPIIRGWMNYYRTSDISTVGGHSNQDNDLYHKLRSWSRRRCKAKWNSAYTRYWNYVNIKGRKAKRFSTGRGRNELYLISHTDISCSNRYVKVRGDASPYDGNLSYWATRMGNHPEMDSLKANLLKKQRGKCTHCGLYIRDEDIPETDHIKAKKLGGENVYSNYQLLHGHCHDEKTAFDLIKIREQKMSKYFEKVAKEINKMNWHWINDVLVIN; from the coding sequence ATGAACATGACTAATTCTGATTCAAAATTGAATACAGAGGTATGGGAAAATATCAATTGGCGTAAAGTCGAACGATATGTCTTTAAATTGCAAAAGCAAATTTTCAAAGCTTCACGTCAAGGCGATCTCAAGAAAGTTCGTCAACTCCAGAAAACATTGATGAGGTCTTGGTCAAATCGGCTACTATCAGTTCGCAGAGTCACCCAGGATAATCGTGGTAAGAAGACAGCAGGAGTAGATGGAATTAAATCCCTAACACCCACTGCTAGAATCAAACTCGCCAAAAATCTTAGAATAAAAGGTAAAAGTAAAGCTACTCGTAGAGTATGGATACCTAAACCTGAAAAAGATGAAAAGAGACCTCTTGGAATTCCGACGATGCACGATAGAGCCTTACAAGGTGTGATTAAAAACGCCATCGAACCAGAATGGGAGGCGGTTTTCGAGCCAAATTCCTATGGGTTCAGACCAGGACGAGCCTGTCAAGATGCCATACAACAAATCAGAGTATCAGTGGAAAGAAAGCCCAAGTACGTACTTGATGCGGATATTTCTAAATGCTTTGATAAAATCGACCATGCTGTACTACTCAGTAAACTTGGGTACACAGGTAAGGTAAGAAAACAAATAAAAACTTGGCTCAAGTCAGGTGTAATTGACGACAATACATTTCTAGAAACTGAGGAGGGAACGCCCCAAGGTGGCGTAATAAGTCCTTTACTCGCAAATATAGCCCTTCATGGATTAGAAAATCATCTAAACGAATTTGCAAAAACCATTGACATGAAAAGACCTGATGGTCGCCGTCAAGAAGGATGGCAATCGAAAGTAAAATCACTCAACTTTGTGAGATACGCAGATGATTTTGTCCTAATGCACAAGGACAAAAAAGTAATTCTAGAAGGTAAGAAAGTTATAGAAAAATGGCTATCAAAAATAGGTTTAGAACTAAAACCATCAAAAACCAGAATCGCCCATACTCTTTTACCAGAAGAAAGCGAAGATGGAAAGGCTGGATTTAACTTTCTTGGATTCCATATTCGTACTTTTAAAGTCGGATATCATTCAAGTTTAAGGTTAAATACAGGCAAAAGACCAGGAATTAGAACTCTTATCACTCCAACCAAAGAAGCCTACAAGAAACATCAAGAAAAGCTGAAAACTACAATCAAAAATAAAAAGATTAAAGGACAAGCCGAACTAATAGGAAAACTAAACCCAATCATTAGGGGATGGATGAACTATTATAGAACTTCTGACATAAGTACTGTAGGTGGACACTCAAACCAAGATAACGACCTTTATCATAAATTGAGAAGTTGGAGCAGAAGAAGGTGCAAGGCGAAATGGAATAGTGCGTATACGAGATACTGGAATTATGTGAATATAAAAGGTAGAAAAGCGAAAAGATTCTCAACTGGAAGAGGTCGAAACGAACTATATCTTATAAGTCACACAGATATCTCATGTAGCAACAGATACGTAAAAGTAAGAGGTGATGCAAGCCCTTACGACGGTAATCTTAGCTATTGGGCTACCAGAATGGGGAATCACCCAGAAATGGACAGTTTAAAAGCCAACTTACTGAAAAAACAAAGAGGCAAATGCACTCACTGCGGATTATACATCCGAGATGAAGATATACCTGAAACCGACCACATTAAAGCCAAAAAGCTGGGAGGGGAAAACGTATACTCTAACTACCAATTACTTCACGGTCACTGCCACGACGAAAAAACGGCTTTCGATTTAATTAAGATAAGAGAACAAAAGATGTCCAAATACTTTGAAAAAGTAGCCAAGGAAATTAATAAAATGAATTGGCATTGGATAAATGACGTTTTAGTAATTAATTAG
- a CDS encoding SNARE associated Golgi protein, translating to MVYWQELLLIGQHWLSSLGNFAYPVFIGIYLLANLLGLPAIFLFLAAGSLFGFIPGLIIVSFADTLSVATCYLLGRTIARGAVSKWLAQRPHWSRLDHAVAQKGWKIVLLTRLSPIVPSNILNYGFSLTKINFWQYLFVSWIAMLPVIALYVYLASVGVNLVSGSHDHPKQVIASVIGLITTIMAIAYTSKLMHNTLTKPARVTPLPQHQSRGREKVGR from the coding sequence ATGGTCTATTGGCAAGAATTACTTCTGATTGGGCAACATTGGCTTAGTTCTCTAGGTAACTTCGCTTACCCTGTGTTTATCGGAATCTATCTTTTAGCGAATTTATTAGGATTACCTGCAATTTTTCTATTTTTGGCTGCGGGTAGTTTATTTGGTTTTATACCAGGATTAATTATAGTTTCTTTTGCCGATACCTTAAGTGTGGCTACTTGCTATCTCTTAGGTAGAACGATCGCTAGGGGAGCAGTTAGTAAATGGCTGGCTCAACGACCCCATTGGAGTAGACTTGATCATGCAGTAGCTCAAAAAGGCTGGAAAATAGTATTATTAACTCGTTTATCGCCAATAGTTCCGTCTAATATTTTAAATTATGGTTTTAGCTTAACTAAAATAAATTTTTGGCAATATTTGTTTGTTTCTTGGATCGCGATGTTACCTGTAATTGCTTTGTATGTCTATCTCGCTTCAGTGGGTGTAAATTTAGTTTCAGGTAGTCATGATCACCCAAAACAAGTTATTGCTTCAGTTATCGGTTTAATTACTACGATAATGGCGATCGCCTATACCAGTAAATTAATGCACAATACTTTGACAAAACCTGCTAGGGTAACCCCTCTGCCACAGCATCAAAGTCGAGGTCGAGAAAAAGTAGGGCGTTAA
- a CDS encoding 20S proteasome A and B subunits: MTYCLGIINQFGIVMAADSRTNAGVDYASTYKKLFDLSLPGERVIIVCASGSLSLTQGVLTRLNRDIQNQEEKNLQTLTNMYDIATYIGSKSREIQETDRPWLEKDRIDFSCNFLLGGQIKGEEPKLYLIYRQGNFIQATKETPFLQIGETKYGKPIIDRTITYDTRLEDAAKCALLSIDSTMKSNISVGPPINLVMYKTDSFDLRHTLELRLGAPYLARIRNLWEKSVRQAFESMPDIEWAYAQTEPGDDVYID; the protein is encoded by the coding sequence ATGACCTATTGTCTCGGTATTATCAATCAGTTTGGAATTGTCATGGCTGCTGATTCTCGCACGAATGCAGGAGTAGATTATGCTTCTACTTATAAGAAACTGTTTGATTTATCTTTACCAGGGGAAAGAGTAATTATTGTCTGTGCTTCGGGTAGTTTATCTTTAACTCAAGGAGTATTAACCAGATTAAATCGAGATATTCAAAATCAAGAAGAGAAAAATCTCCAAACTCTGACAAATATGTATGATATTGCTACTTATATTGGTAGTAAAAGTCGGGAAATTCAGGAAACAGATCGACCCTGGTTAGAAAAAGATCGTATTGACTTTAGTTGTAACTTTTTATTAGGGGGGCAAATTAAAGGGGAAGAACCAAAATTATATTTAATTTATCGTCAGGGTAACTTTATTCAGGCGACCAAAGAAACCCCTTTTCTACAAATTGGTGAAACTAAATATGGCAAACCTATTATAGATCGCACCATTACCTACGATACCCGCCTAGAAGATGCTGCCAAATGCGCCCTATTATCTATTGATTCAACCATGAAATCTAATATTTCTGTTGGGCCTCCCATAAATTTAGTCATGTATAAAACCGATAGTTTTGACTTGAGACATACCTTAGAATTACGCCTAGGTGCGCCTTATTTAGCCAGAATTCGCAATCTTTGGGAAAAATCGGTGCGTCAAGCCTTTGAATCGATGCCTGATATTGAATGGGCATACGCACAAACTGAGCCTGGCGACGATGTATACATAGATTAA
- a CDS encoding diguanylate cyclase/phosphodiesterase with PAS/PAC sensor: MSYSRALLINIITLIGHWSTKSGSFIFCGLFWCNLGIAKANAENNVLVIHSYDRELSETKQQQIGIEQGFAETNSKTNIFHEFLDGKTHPHLEHRHQFISYINKKYQRLPIDLLMVVGDPSLNLILQQHDRYFSNIPVVFLGINNLRQDMLDTPWLTGVVENPTVKDTAIEATRQMWTDTIIVINDTTEMGKVNLEQIAEIKQIRNKALKVEVVNDLFPQEIKNRLGQYPDNVPILLLGQLRQNNNSRSLIDPQQDAEILQSRIPNPIYTENAVRLGRGVVGGKVFDADYHTRQAVELAQKILNGVKPDEIGPILMGKNRWVFDYRQLLRYNIQLDLLPNESELLYLEPPFYVRYRTLVIIIALSFLSTILTIVLLMEKIRKRAIANRILQENEQRYKDLAEAGANVFWELDAKLRYSYISGDIKDLCGLQPASLLGRYPPDLHRDNTNLDVDWELFEQITKERKPFKNFTFSLQDEEGVRIFKINGNPLFDQDFKFIGYRGVKQEITAEQNLYKKIAYQATYDDLTGLINRREFNEKLKYSVQRAQKYRTEAVLCYLDLDRFKIVNDTAGHLIGDRLLSELAQLLQSMIRKGDTLGRLGGDEFGLLLEGCSITEAEQICEQLISTINNYRLKWNSVEFDVGVSIGIVGITSTSTDATEILSRADVACYQAKNLGRGRIYVVENNHQEIDLEQTKMGHIANVSQAIKENRFYLVKQLIKPIVDDGQQRQHYEILLRLKDRTGKLVTPEQFIPVAERYGVITIVDRWVLEATLKSYARNFAPNKALVSINLSGASINDERFTNYAIDLIRKSNVPGECLCFEITETAAIAQITHAQKFIKAMKNLGVKFALDDFGSGVSSFTYLKNLAVDYLKIDGSLVKNILNEECDRAIVNSINEVAHLMGIKTIAEFVENDQILKHLSEISIDYAQGYIMGKPIDLNS, encoded by the coding sequence ATGTCCTACAGTCGTGCATTGCTCATCAATATAATCACATTAATTGGTCATTGGTCTACAAAGTCAGGCAGTTTTATATTTTGTGGTTTATTTTGGTGCAATCTTGGTATTGCTAAGGCTAATGCCGAAAATAATGTTTTAGTAATTCATTCCTATGACCGAGAATTATCTGAGACAAAGCAGCAACAAATAGGTATAGAGCAAGGCTTTGCAGAAACAAATAGCAAAACTAATATTTTTCATGAATTTCTCGATGGCAAAACTCACCCACATCTAGAACATCGCCATCAGTTTATCAGCTACATTAACAAGAAATACCAGCGTCTACCTATTGACCTACTAATGGTGGTGGGCGATCCGAGTTTAAACCTAATTCTCCAACAGCATGATCGCTATTTTAGCAATATACCTGTAGTGTTTTTAGGTATTAATAATCTGCGACAAGATATGTTAGATACTCCCTGGCTTACAGGAGTTGTGGAAAATCCTACTGTTAAAGACACGGCGATAGAAGCTACCCGTCAGATGTGGACAGATACCATAATAGTTATCAATGATACTACTGAAATGGGCAAAGTCAACCTAGAGCAAATTGCAGAAATTAAACAAATCAGAAATAAAGCACTAAAAGTAGAGGTTGTTAATGATTTATTTCCTCAAGAGATTAAAAATCGCTTAGGTCAATATCCAGATAATGTGCCAATTCTACTTCTTGGTCAATTGCGTCAAAATAACAATTCTAGAAGTTTGATTGATCCGCAACAAGACGCAGAAATTTTACAATCAAGAATTCCTAACCCCATCTACACAGAAAATGCCGTTCGTTTGGGTCGGGGTGTGGTGGGAGGGAAAGTTTTCGATGCCGACTATCATACTAGACAAGCGGTTGAATTGGCTCAAAAAATTCTAAATGGAGTAAAGCCTGATGAAATCGGCCCAATTTTGATGGGAAAGAATCGTTGGGTTTTCGATTATCGGCAGTTGCTACGCTACAATATCCAACTGGATCTATTACCTAACGAGAGTGAATTACTCTATTTAGAACCACCTTTTTATGTTAGATATCGCACCTTAGTAATAATTATTGCCCTGAGTTTTCTTTCCACCATACTGACAATTGTCTTACTAATGGAAAAGATACGCAAGCGGGCTATTGCTAATAGAATTTTGCAAGAAAACGAACAGCGATATAAAGATTTAGCCGAAGCTGGGGCAAATGTTTTTTGGGAATTAGATGCCAAACTGCGCTACTCCTATATATCTGGGGATATAAAAGATTTATGTGGGCTACAACCTGCATCGCTTTTGGGTAGATATCCTCCCGATCTACATCGTGATAATACCAACCTAGATGTTGACTGGGAACTTTTTGAACAAATTACCAAAGAAAGAAAGCCGTTTAAAAATTTTACCTTTAGTTTGCAGGATGAAGAAGGAGTAAGAATTTTTAAAATCAATGGCAATCCCTTGTTTGATCAGGATTTCAAATTCATAGGTTATCGAGGAGTTAAACAGGAAATTACCGCAGAACAAAATCTTTATAAAAAAATTGCCTATCAAGCAACCTACGATGATTTAACAGGCTTAATCAATCGGCGCGAATTTAATGAAAAACTTAAATATTCAGTTCAAAGAGCGCAAAAATATCGAACTGAAGCAGTTTTATGCTATTTGGATTTAGATCGCTTTAAAATTGTCAATGATACCGCAGGGCATTTAATCGGCGATCGCTTGCTATCGGAATTAGCTCAATTATTACAAAGTATGATTCGCAAAGGTGATACTTTAGGTCGATTAGGAGGCGATGAATTTGGTTTACTACTAGAAGGTTGTTCTATTACCGAGGCAGAACAAATTTGTGAACAATTAATTAGTACTATTAATAATTATCGTCTCAAGTGGAATAGTGTTGAATTTGATGTGGGAGTCAGTATTGGCATTGTGGGGATTACCAGTACATCTACAGATGCTACGGAAATATTAAGTCGTGCAGATGTAGCGTGTTATCAGGCAAAAAATTTAGGTCGTGGTCGAATTTACGTTGTGGAAAATAACCACCAAGAAATAGACTTAGAACAAACCAAAATGGGGCATATTGCTAATGTGTCGCAAGCCATCAAAGAAAACCGTTTCTATCTAGTCAAACAACTGATTAAACCTATAGTAGATGATGGTCAGCAACGTCAACATTACGAAATCCTCTTACGGCTAAAAGATCGAACTGGCAAGTTAGTCACTCCTGAACAGTTTATCCCTGTTGCCGAACGTTATGGAGTAATTACCATTGTCGATCGCTGGGTATTAGAAGCCACTTTAAAATCCTATGCCCGAAATTTCGCACCTAATAAAGCTTTAGTCTCGATTAATCTATCTGGGGCTAGTATTAATGATGAAAGATTTACCAACTATGCCATCGATCTTATTCGCAAATCTAATGTACCTGGGGAATGTTTATGCTTTGAAATTACCGAAACCGCAGCGATCGCTCAAATAACCCACGCCCAAAAATTTATCAAAGCCATGAAAAACTTAGGGGTTAAATTTGCCTTGGATGATTTTGGTAGTGGAGTATCTTCTTTTACTTATCTGAAAAATCTGGCTGTAGACTATTTAAAGATTGATGGCAGTTTGGTTAAAAACATTCTCAATGAAGAATGCGATCGCGCTATTGTTAATTCAATTAATGAAGTAGCCCATCTAATGGGCATTAAAACCATCGCTGAATTTGTAGAAAACGATCAAATCCTCAAACATCTAAGCGAAATTAGTATTGATTATGCCCAAGGTTATATCATGGGCAAACCGATTGACCTCAACTCATAG
- a CDS encoding serine/threonine protein kinase: MLNNGASNQKSCQIKTPDGLQPRPLHYDFSYKKPFPSHKSIEQLLHEGYVGVDYKLVNDNAFAAVAYKFKNQIKWTISNQFAEEVWLMTTDIQALQNLSNFMLNKFSWSPILYFEKPKKSYIFTPRNNTEKAAIEATISGKYGWQGSLYSLELYEYQDNEAGFIFATKPLDSSEQEWLLVKLNFSDYTGSWSHHEGTLEEVYYIWKEKIQLSEPNYNPSSDEILDAIKD, from the coding sequence ATGCTAAATAATGGAGCAAGCAACCAAAAAAGTTGTCAAATCAAAACTCCTGATGGTTTACAACCTAGACCATTACATTACGACTTCTCATATAAAAAGCCCTTTCCCTCACATAAATCTATTGAGCAATTATTACATGAAGGTTACGTTGGCGTAGATTATAAATTAGTTAATGATAATGCTTTTGCTGCTGTTGCCTATAAGTTTAAAAATCAGATTAAATGGACGATTAGCAATCAATTTGCCGAAGAAGTTTGGTTAATGACTACTGACATACAAGCATTGCAAAACTTATCTAATTTTATGCTTAATAAGTTTAGTTGGTCGCCCATTCTTTATTTTGAAAAACCTAAAAAATCTTATATTTTTACTCCTAGAAATAATACAGAAAAAGCAGCTATTGAAGCAACTATTTCAGGTAAATATGGCTGGCAAGGATCGTTATATTCTTTAGAATTATATGAATATCAAGATAATGAGGCGGGGTTTATTTTCGCCACCAAACCATTAGATTCATCTGAACAAGAATGGCTACTGGTGAAACTAAATTTTAGTGATTATACAGGTTCTTGGAGTCATCATGAAGGGACACTAGAAGAAGTATATTATATTTGGAAAGAAAAAATTCAACTATCAGAGCCTAATTATAATCCTAGTTCGGATGAAATATTAGATGCAATTAAAGATTAA
- a CDS encoding phosphoribosylformylglycinamidine synthase II, producing the protein MSKTEPTPFSPEEIAAEGIKPEEYQEIVHRLGRHPNKAELGMFGVMWSEHCCYKNSRPLLSQFPTTGERVLVGPGENAGVVDLGNGLRLAFKIESHNHPSAVEPFQGAATGVGGILRDIFTMGARPIAILNSLRFGNLEDARTRRIFQGVVEGIAHYGNCIGVPTVAGEIYFDSAYAGNPLVNAMALGLMETDEIVKSGASGIGNPVLYVGSTTGRDGMGGASFASAELTDNSMDDRPAVQVGDPFLEKSLVEACLAAFKTGAVVAAQDMGAAGLTCSTSEMADKGGVGIELDLDLIPARETGMTPYEYLLSESQERMLFVAQKGREAELIEIFERWGLHAVVAGSVIEQPVVRILYQGTIAAEVTATALADDTPIYKRELLSEPPAYAVEAAQWTSESLPGCDYQGIDVQGKYKTWNEILLQLLDTPTIASKQWVYRQYDHQVQNNTVLLPGGADAAVIRIRPVDAKPQECTIGVAATTDCNPRYVYLDPYEGAKAAVAEAARNLSCVGAEPLAVTDNLNFGSPEKPVGYWQLANACRGIADACRQLATPVTGGNVSLYNETLDSDGNPQPIYPTPVIGMVGLVPDLSKICGQSWTNEKDLIYLLGYEHPSLSASEYLATIHKVVAGKPPSVDFELEKNVQAVCRYGIRQGWIASAHDLAEGGLAVALAEACIGNNFGATVKMAVSESQRLDELLFGEVASQIIVSVNPDNSQVWEAYLQEHLSDYWVKIGQVEQFGGDLNILTNDNLSLINVKIKEISSTWSQAIENRLIPNHLGENH; encoded by the coding sequence ATGTCTAAAACTGAACCTACTCCTTTTAGTCCTGAAGAAATTGCAGCCGAAGGTATTAAGCCAGAGGAATATCAGGAAATTGTCCATCGCTTAGGTCGTCACCCCAATAAAGCAGAATTAGGAATGTTTGGGGTAATGTGGTCAGAACATTGCTGTTATAAAAACTCCAGACCTCTATTAAGTCAGTTTCCCACAACAGGCGAGCGCGTTTTAGTCGGCCCTGGTGAAAATGCAGGAGTGGTAGATCTTGGTAATGGTCTAAGGCTAGCTTTTAAAATCGAGTCCCACAATCATCCTTCCGCAGTAGAGCCTTTCCAGGGTGCAGCCACAGGGGTAGGTGGTATTTTACGCGATATCTTTACTATGGGCGCACGTCCCATTGCCATTCTTAATTCCTTACGGTTTGGTAACTTAGAAGATGCTCGCACAAGACGCATATTTCAAGGAGTGGTTGAAGGCATAGCACATTACGGTAATTGTATTGGTGTGCCAACAGTGGCAGGAGAGATTTATTTCGATTCCGCCTATGCAGGTAATCCTCTAGTTAATGCTATGGCATTAGGATTAATGGAAACCGATGAAATTGTTAAATCAGGAGCATCGGGTATTGGTAATCCCGTACTGTATGTAGGGTCAACTACTGGTAGAGACGGTATGGGTGGGGCAAGTTTTGCCAGTGCCGAATTAACCGATAACTCAATGGACGATCGCCCTGCGGTGCAAGTTGGCGATCCTTTTTTAGAAAAGTCTTTAGTAGAAGCCTGTTTAGCAGCATTTAAAACTGGTGCAGTAGTCGCAGCCCAGGATATGGGGGCAGCAGGTTTGACTTGTTCTACCTCAGAAATGGCAGATAAAGGCGGAGTAGGAATTGAATTAGATTTGGATTTGATACCTGCAAGGGAAACAGGTATGACTCCTTATGAGTATTTACTCTCAGAATCCCAAGAAAGAATGCTGTTTGTTGCCCAAAAAGGTAGGGAAGCAGAATTAATTGAAATCTTTGAGCGTTGGGGACTTCATGCAGTGGTTGCAGGTTCAGTAATTGAACAACCTGTAGTCAGAATTTTATATCAAGGCACAATAGCAGCAGAAGTTACCGCAACCGCCCTTGCCGATGACACACCGATTTATAAACGAGAATTATTGAGCGAACCCCCTGCTTATGCTGTTGAAGCAGCCCAATGGACTTCTGAAAGTTTACCAGGATGTGATTATCAAGGTATCGATGTTCAGGGAAAATATAAAACTTGGAACGAAATTTTACTACAACTATTAGATACCCCCACCATCGCTTCTAAACAATGGGTATATCGTCAATATGATCATCAGGTACAAAATAATACTGTCTTGTTGCCTGGGGGGGCAGATGCTGCGGTAATTAGAATACGCCCCGTTGATGCCAAACCACAAGAATGTACCATTGGTGTTGCTGCTACTACCGATTGTAACCCTCGCTATGTGTATCTCGATCCCTATGAAGGAGCAAAAGCAGCCGTCGCCGAAGCTGCCCGTAACCTCAGTTGTGTGGGGGCTGAACCTTTAGCGGTTACTGACAACCTTAATTTTGGTAGTCCTGAAAAGCCTGTGGGATATTGGCAACTAGCAAATGCCTGTCGAGGAATTGCTGATGCTTGTCGTCAACTTGCTACTCCCGTAACAGGTGGCAATGTATCTTTATATAATGAAACTTTAGATTCTGATGGCAATCCCCAGCCGATTTATCCTACTCCTGTAATTGGGATGGTGGGTTTAGTTCCAGATCTTAGCAAAATTTGTGGGCAGTCTTGGACTAATGAAAAGGATTTGATCTATTTATTGGGTTATGAGCATCCTAGTCTATCTGCTTCGGAATATTTAGCCACAATTCACAAGGTAGTTGCAGGTAAACCCCCCAGTGTGGATTTTGAATTAGAAAAAAATGTGCAAGCAGTGTGTCGCTACGGCATTCGTCAAGGATGGATTGCATCTGCTCATGATTTGGCAGAGGGGGGGCTAGCTGTAGCACTAGCAGAAGCCTGTATTGGTAATAACTTTGGGGCGACGGTTAAAATGGCTGTGTCAGAGTCTCAAAGGTTGGATGAGCTACTATTTGGAGAAGTGGCAAGTCAAATAATTGTGTCAGTTAACCCAGATAATAGCCAAGTTTGGGAAGCTTATTTGCAAGAGCATTTATCTGATTACTGGGTAAAAATCGGTCAGGTAGAGCAGTTTGGGGGGGATTTGAATATTTTAACTAATGATAACCTTTCTTTAATTAATGTTAAGATCAAAGAAATTTCTAGCACCTGGTCACAGGCAATAGAAAATAGATTAATCCCTAATCATCTTGGGGAAAATCATTAA
- a CDS encoding amidophosphoribosyltransferase produces the protein MPQQSFDWIEDSPISKHDGDKPEEACGVFGVYAPEKALEVAKLTYFGLYALQHRGQESAGIATLSKGRVYCHKDMGLVSQVFNEEILEQLPGEIAVGHTRYSTTGSSLKENAQPVILDTRLGKLALAHNGNLVNAVELRNHLASKQVDFITTTDSEMIALTIADEVNNGKDWVEGAISAFKLCSGAYSLAIATPEGLMGARDRNGIRPLVIGILPAEQDSSKDRYVLASETCGLDIIGAEYVRDVNPGELVWITESGLVSINWAGEAAKKLCIFEMIYFARPDSVMHNETLYSYRIRLGRQLARESFVDADLVIGVPDSGIPAAIGFSRESGLAYGEGLIKNRYVGRTFIQPTQGMREAGIRMKLNTLKDALQGKRIIIVDDSIVRGTTSKKIVKALRDAGATEVHMRISSPPVTHPCFYGIDTDNQDQLIAATKSVAEIAQRIEVDTLAYLTWEGMLKVTQEDTENFCSACFTGDYPVAIPEDVKRSKLMLEETKV, from the coding sequence ATGCCACAACAATCTTTCGATTGGATAGAAGATTCTCCAATCAGTAAGCACGATGGAGATAAACCAGAAGAAGCCTGTGGTGTTTTCGGTGTATATGCTCCAGAAAAAGCTTTGGAGGTTGCCAAATTAACTTATTTTGGTCTTTATGCCCTGCAACATCGAGGGCAAGAATCAGCAGGAATTGCTACTTTGAGTAAAGGAAGAGTCTACTGTCATAAAGACATGGGTTTGGTTTCTCAAGTATTTAATGAAGAGATTTTAGAACAATTGCCAGGGGAAATAGCAGTCGGTCATACGCGCTATTCCACCACAGGTTCTAGTTTAAAGGAAAATGCACAACCTGTAATTTTAGACACAAGATTAGGTAAATTGGCTCTTGCACATAATGGTAATTTAGTCAATGCCGTTGAATTGAGAAATCACCTAGCTAGTAAGCAAGTAGATTTTATTACCACTACCGATTCAGAAATGATCGCCTTAACGATCGCCGATGAAGTAAATAATGGTAAAGACTGGGTAGAAGGTGCGATTAGTGCCTTTAAATTATGTTCTGGGGCTTATAGTTTAGCGATTGCTACTCCTGAGGGGCTAATGGGGGCGCGCGATCGCAATGGTATTCGTCCTCTAGTAATTGGTATTTTACCTGCCGAGCAAGATAGTAGTAAAGATCGTTATGTTCTAGCTTCAGAAACCTGTGGATTAGATATTATTGGGGCTGAATATGTACGAGATGTTAATCCTGGCGAGTTGGTGTGGATCACTGAGTCTGGTCTAGTTTCCATAAATTGGGCTGGGGAAGCTGCGAAGAAACTATGTATTTTTGAGATGATCTATTTTGCTCGTCCTGATAGTGTAATGCACAACGAGACTTTATATAGTTATCGCATTCGTCTAGGGAGACAGTTAGCCAGAGAATCCTTTGTCGATGCCGATTTAGTAATTGGTGTACCAGATTCAGGGATTCCCGCAGCTATTGGTTTTTCTAGGGAATCAGGTCTTGCATATGGAGAAGGATTGATTAAAAATCGCTATGTCGGGCGTACTTTTATTCAGCCAACCCAAGGTATGCGCGAAGCAGGTATTCGTATGAAATTAAATACCCTTAAAGATGCTTTACAGGGTAAGAGAATAATTATTGTTGACGATTCGATTGTTAGAGGTACAACCAGTAAAAAAATTGTCAAAGCCTTAAGGGATGCTGGTGCAACAGAAGTACACATGAGAATTTCTTCTCCCCCTGTAACCCATCCTTGTTTTTATGGCATTGATACCGATAACCAAGATCAATTAATCGCTGCTACCAAGTCAGTTGCAGAAATTGCTCAACGAATTGAGGTAGATACTCTAGCTTATTTAACCTGGGAGGGTATGCTAAAAGTAACCCAAGAAGATACGGAGAATTTTTGCTCTGCTTGCTTTACAGGGGACTATCCCGTTGCCATTCCTGAAGATGTTAAACGTTCAAAATTAATGCTAGAAGAAACAAAAGTATAA